In Vicinamibacterales bacterium, one DNA window encodes the following:
- a CDS encoding ABC transporter permease, giving the protein MNDLPYELFVAFRYLLAKRKQAFISLISFISILGVGVGVMAVLIAMALMTGLQKELRERIVGSSAHVYVFKLGDGIQDIPAEVARLRQVPRVIGVAPAAIGKGMLTVGSGLNQNAPVTVKGIDGALESTVTDIRSAIRQGTLDGLRAGPEEMDGIVLGIDLAKNLEVQVGETVRLMTPDQVLTPFTPMPRTRAFKVVGIFSLGLFEFDSEYALVDLQVAERVFGKDRPDFMQVRLDDMFASAAVAEEIPRRLGEEYATQDWAQMNKSLFSALWLEKMAISITIGLIIMVAALNIVASLVLLVMEKSRDIAILKTMGSTTASIRRIFMLQGLIIGLIGTGGGTLLGCGVIYLLDRYQLIRVPMDVYQISYVPFTLLPQDLIAVVLAALLICFVATIYPSRQAARLDPAQALRYQ; this is encoded by the coding sequence ATGAACGATCTTCCCTACGAGCTGTTCGTCGCATTCCGGTATTTGCTGGCGAAACGCAAGCAGGCGTTCATCTCCCTCATTTCCTTCATCTCGATTCTCGGCGTCGGCGTCGGCGTGATGGCGGTGCTCATCGCCATGGCGCTGATGACCGGGCTGCAGAAGGAGCTGCGCGAGCGGATCGTCGGCTCCTCCGCGCACGTCTACGTCTTCAAGCTCGGCGACGGGATCCAGGACATTCCCGCCGAAGTCGCCAGGCTGCGGCAGGTGCCGCGCGTCATCGGCGTGGCGCCGGCGGCGATCGGCAAGGGCATGCTGACGGTCGGATCCGGCCTCAATCAGAACGCGCCGGTCACGGTGAAAGGCATCGACGGCGCGCTCGAATCCACCGTCACCGACATCCGCAGCGCGATTCGCCAGGGCACGCTCGACGGCCTGCGCGCCGGCCCGGAGGAGATGGACGGCATCGTGCTCGGCATCGACCTGGCGAAGAACCTCGAGGTCCAGGTCGGCGAGACGGTGCGGCTGATGACCCCCGATCAGGTGCTCACCCCCTTCACGCCGATGCCGCGCACGCGCGCCTTCAAGGTGGTCGGCATCTTCAGTCTCGGACTGTTCGAGTTCGACAGCGAGTACGCGCTGGTCGATCTCCAGGTCGCCGAGCGGGTGTTCGGCAAGGACCGGCCCGATTTCATGCAGGTGCGGCTCGACGACATGTTCGCCTCCGCGGCGGTTGCCGAGGAGATCCCGCGCCGCCTCGGCGAGGAGTACGCGACCCAGGACTGGGCGCAGATGAACAAGTCGCTCTTCTCGGCGCTGTGGCTCGAGAAGATGGCCATCTCGATCACCATCGGTCTCATCATCATGGTCGCCGCCCTCAACATCGTCGCCTCGCTGGTGCTGCTGGTGATGGAGAAGAGCCGCGACATCGCGATCCTGAAGACGATGGGGAGCACGACGGCGAGCATCCGCCGGATCTTCATGCTGCAGGGGCTGATCATCGGGCTGATCGGCACCGGCGGCGGCACGCTGCTCGGCTGCGGCGTGATTTACCTGCTGGATCGCTACCAGCTCATTCGCGTCCCGATGGACGTCTACCAGATCTCCTACGTGCCGTTCACGCTGCTGCCGCAGGACCTGATCGCCGTCGTGCTCGCCGCCCTGCTGATTTGCTTCGTCGCCACCATCTATCCCTCGCGCCAGGCCGCCAGGCTCGATCCGGCGCAGGCGCTCAGGTACCAGTGA
- the lysS gene encoding lysine--tRNA ligase: protein MADEQQTVEQKESEQIRQRRANFEELQRLGITPYPHAFERTDSIAALIDAHSQKTAGELETARVETTTAGRILAIRSFGKANFLVLSDGRSRIQAYIRKDSLSERDFALFKLLDFGDFAGVSGHLFRTKTNELTIWASRLEFLAKCFIPLPEKWHGLQDIETRYRQRYLDLIVNPDSRRVFETRSRVLAGIRTFLNARGYLEVETPMMQPIAGGALARPFVTHHNTLDLQLYLRIAPELYLKRLTVGGLERVYEINRNFRNEGISTQHNPEFTMLEFYQAYSEYRELMVMTEEMLSTVAREAIATDQIVFGEHAISLTPPYRRVSLREGARQSASQALGADVTEADLRDRGRAADLARRLAIEIQPAWGAGKIATEIFERLNQDALIQPTFVYDFPTEVSPLSKQRPDDPDTVERFELYIGGFEVANAFSELNDPAEQRRRFEAQLREKAAGDLEAHAMDEDYIRALEYGLPPTAGEGVGIDRLVMLLTNSPSIRDVILFPLMRPRG, encoded by the coding sequence ATGGCTGACGAACAGCAGACAGTCGAACAGAAGGAATCCGAACAGATCCGCCAGCGGCGGGCGAACTTCGAGGAGCTGCAGCGCCTCGGCATCACCCCGTATCCGCACGCCTTCGAGCGGACCGACTCGATTGCCGCGCTGATCGACGCCCACTCCCAGAAGACCGCCGGGGAACTCGAGACGGCCCGCGTCGAGACGACCACCGCGGGGCGGATTCTGGCGATCCGCAGCTTCGGCAAGGCGAACTTCCTCGTGCTGTCGGACGGCCGCTCGCGGATCCAGGCCTACATCCGCAAGGATTCGCTGAGCGAGCGCGACTTCGCGCTCTTCAAGCTGCTCGACTTCGGCGACTTCGCCGGCGTGTCGGGGCACCTGTTCCGCACCAAGACGAACGAGCTCACGATCTGGGCGTCGCGGCTCGAGTTCCTCGCCAAGTGCTTCATTCCGCTGCCCGAGAAGTGGCACGGGCTGCAGGACATCGAAACCCGCTACCGGCAGCGCTATCTCGATCTGATCGTGAATCCCGACTCGCGGCGTGTCTTCGAGACGCGCAGCCGCGTGCTCGCCGGCATCCGGACGTTCCTGAACGCGCGCGGCTACCTCGAAGTCGAGACGCCGATGATGCAGCCGATCGCGGGGGGCGCGCTGGCGCGCCCCTTCGTGACGCATCACAACACGCTCGACCTGCAGCTCTACCTGCGTATCGCGCCCGAGCTGTACCTGAAGCGCCTGACCGTCGGCGGCCTCGAGCGCGTCTACGAGATCAACCGCAACTTCCGCAACGAGGGGATCTCGACGCAGCACAACCCCGAGTTCACGATGCTCGAGTTCTACCAGGCGTACAGCGAGTATCGCGAGCTGATGGTGATGACCGAGGAGATGCTCTCCACGGTCGCGCGCGAGGCGATTGCGACCGACCAGATCGTGTTCGGCGAGCACGCCATCTCGTTGACGCCGCCGTATCGCCGCGTCTCGCTGCGGGAGGGGGCGCGTCAGAGCGCGTCGCAGGCGCTCGGCGCCGACGTGACCGAAGCGGATCTGCGCGATCGCGGCCGCGCCGCGGACCTCGCCCGGCGGCTCGCGATCGAGATCCAGCCGGCATGGGGCGCCGGCAAGATCGCGACCGAGATCTTCGAGCGGCTGAATCAGGATGCGCTGATCCAGCCGACCTTCGTCTACGACTTCCCGACGGAAGTGTCGCCGCTCTCGAAGCAGCGCCCCGACGATCCGGACACCGTCGAACGCTTCGAGCTGTACATCGGCGGCTTCGAGGTGGCCAACGCCTTCAGCGAGCTGAACGATCCGGCCGAGCAGCGCCGCCGCTTCGAGGCCCAACTGCGGGAGAAGGCCGCCGGCGACCTCGAAGCGCACGCCATGGACGAGGACTACATCCGCGCGCTCGAGTACGGGCTGCCGCCGACCGCCGGCGAGGGGGTCGGCATCGACCGCCTGGTGATGCTGCTGACCAACAGTCCGTCCATCCGGGACGTCATCCTGTTCCCGCTGATGCGGCCGCGGGGGTGA
- the nusB gene encoding transcription antitermination factor NusB: MTVDRAGRHHAREAALQMLYQWEVGRVSPHEAVRTYWPGRDAPPSPEDERADATPDVMVDEAGRTFANGLVAGTVARVAETDQLIAAHLKNWRIERVAVIDRLVMRLAIYELLTEPETPARVIINEALELARTFSGEEPVPLINGVLDAVRKTLNRE, translated from the coding sequence ATGACCGTGGACCGCGCCGGCCGTCATCATGCGCGCGAAGCGGCGCTGCAGATGCTGTATCAGTGGGAAGTCGGCCGCGTCTCGCCGCACGAGGCGGTCCGCACCTACTGGCCCGGACGGGACGCGCCGCCGTCGCCCGAAGACGAGCGCGCCGACGCCACGCCCGACGTGATGGTCGACGAGGCGGGCCGGACGTTCGCCAACGGTCTGGTCGCCGGCACGGTGGCCCGCGTCGCCGAGACGGACCAGCTCATTGCCGCGCACCTGAAGAACTGGCGGATCGAACGCGTCGCGGTGATCGATCGTCTCGTGATGCGTCTGGCGATCTACGAGCTGCTGACCGAGCCGGAGACGCCGGCCCGCGTGATCATCAACGAGGCGCTCGAGCTGGCGCGGACCTTCAGCGGCGAAGAACCGGTGCCGCTGATCAACGGCGTCCTCGATGCCGTGCGGAAGACACTCAACCGGGAGTGA
- the ribH gene encoding 6,7-dimethyl-8-ribityllumazine synthase — MRTEGQPAAPLPDASAFRFAVIVSRFNDAVTDSLRDAAVSALKEAGAADGHVHLFSVPGAFELPQAARAAAETGRFDAVVCLGCIIRGETPHFEYIASAVAHGITDAAGETGVPMAFGVLTTDTLEQAAARSGSGPDNKGREAAAAAIEMAALYKSLTGGSSRPFGFRA; from the coding sequence GTGCGCACCGAGGGCCAGCCGGCGGCGCCGCTTCCGGACGCCTCGGCGTTCCGATTCGCCGTCATCGTGTCGCGCTTCAACGACGCGGTGACCGACAGTCTCCGCGACGCCGCGGTGTCGGCGCTGAAGGAAGCGGGCGCGGCTGACGGCCACGTCCACCTGTTCTCCGTGCCCGGCGCATTCGAGCTGCCGCAGGCGGCGCGCGCGGCGGCGGAGACCGGACGCTTCGACGCGGTCGTCTGCCTCGGGTGCATCATCCGCGGCGAGACGCCGCACTTCGAGTACATCGCCTCGGCGGTGGCGCACGGCATCACGGACGCGGCCGGAGAGACGGGCGTGCCGATGGCGTTCGGCGTGCTGACCACCGACACGCTGGAGCAGGCGGCGGCGCGATCGGGATCCGGTCCGGACAACAAGGGCCGGGAGGCTGCCGCGGCGGCGATCGAGATGGCGGCGCTCTACAAGTCGCTCACCGGCGGATCCAGCCGCCCGTTCGGCTTCCGCGCATGA